Proteins encoded together in one Terriglobia bacterium window:
- the gmd gene encoding GDP-mannose 4,6-dehydratase — protein sequence MTNKRALITGITGQDGSYLAEFLLQKGYEVHGMKRRASSFNTERIDHLMQDRHVAGKRLFLHFGDMTDSSNLTRIIQRVQPDEIYNLAAQSHVAVSFEEPVHTSDADALGPLRVLEAIRMLGLVNKTRFYQASSSELYGKAQEVPQRETTPFYPRSPYGVAKLYAYWITVNYREAYGIFGCNGILFNHESPVRGETFVTRKIARGLTRVKMGLDDCVYLGNLDAKRDWGHARDYVEAMWLILQHDEPEDFVIATGVQHSVRDFVMASAAELGMNIRWQGSGVQEEGFDEKTGARVVAIEPRYFRPAEVESLLGDSTKAREKLGWKPRTSFSELVKEMVSKEVARAEFEKRGPRP from the coding sequence ATGACCAATAAACGGGCACTGATCACCGGAATCACGGGGCAAGATGGTTCTTATCTGGCCGAGTTTCTCCTGCAAAAAGGCTATGAAGTGCATGGGATGAAGCGGCGCGCGTCGTCATTCAACACCGAGCGCATTGACCACCTGATGCAGGACCGCCACGTCGCGGGGAAGCGGCTGTTTCTGCATTTCGGCGACATGACCGATTCCAGCAACCTCACGCGGATCATCCAGCGCGTCCAGCCGGATGAGATCTACAATCTGGCGGCGCAGAGCCACGTTGCGGTGTCGTTTGAAGAACCGGTGCACACGTCGGACGCGGACGCTCTGGGTCCGCTGCGCGTGCTGGAAGCCATCCGCATGCTGGGGCTGGTGAACAAGACCAGGTTCTACCAGGCTTCAAGTTCTGAATTGTACGGCAAGGCGCAAGAGGTCCCACAACGGGAGACCACGCCGTTTTACCCGCGCTCACCCTACGGGGTGGCCAAACTGTACGCCTACTGGATCACCGTGAACTATCGCGAAGCGTACGGAATCTTTGGCTGCAACGGGATCCTCTTCAATCATGAGTCCCCGGTCAGGGGCGAGACGTTTGTGACGCGCAAAATTGCCCGCGGCTTGACCCGCGTAAAAATGGGCCTGGATGACTGCGTGTATCTGGGCAACCTTGACGCCAAACGCGACTGGGGACACGCGCGCGATTACGTGGAAGCCATGTGGCTGATCCTGCAGCACGACGAACCCGAGGACTTTGTCATCGCTACGGGAGTCCAGCATTCGGTGCGGGATTTTGTGATGGCATCGGCGGCGGAGCTAGGGATGAACATTCGCTGGCAGGGTTCGGGCGTGCAAGAAGAAGGCTTCGACGAAAAGACCGGGGCCCGTGTGGTGGCGATTGAGCCGCGTTACTTTCGTCCCGCGGAAGTGGAGAGCTTGCTAGGCGACTCTACCAAGGCCAGGGAAAAACTTGGCTGGAAGCCGCGCACCAGCTTCTCCGAACTGGTCAAGGAGATGGTGAGTAAGGAAGTGGCCAGAGCGGAATTCGAAAAGAGGGGCCCGCGCCCTTAA
- a CDS encoding error-prone DNA polymerase, whose product MKYAELHCRSAFSFLEGGSLPEALTKIAADMDIPAVALLDRDGFYGSPRFHMSAQKAGIRAHVGAEVTVRNEGDAGSIANEAGEDRKNGTERQAADRTTLDALNVTRYPLLCESRAGYQNLCRLLTKTKLRVAKHAESSATLEELAEHASGLVCLTGDERGPLAQALERGGVSAGRELLVKLKDVFGGKNVYVELQRHFDRRQESRNHAAIGLARELKLPLLATNGVCYATAADREILDVFTCIKNKRELGDAGRLLCRNSERHLRTPKQMMKLFADVPEAIANTVELSQRLDFSLEKLGYEFPRYPVPDGGRQIDFLRAQTMKGAADRYKPISDRVSRQLEKELKLIEKLELAGYFLIVWDIIRYCREQGILVQGRGSAANSAVCYSLGITAVDPVGMELLFERFLSEERGEWPDIDLDLPSGDEREKAIQYVYQRYGQLGAAMTANVCTYRGRLAAREVGKVFGFDPETLNRVSSFVGGWEWRGPEDTFDRHFANAGLDLTHARIAKYLDLCERVQDLPRHLSQHSGGMVICQGQLDSVVPLEPATMPGRVVVQWDKDDCADLGIIKVDLLGLGMMAVLKDSIGLIRDHYGEEVDLAHLPPDAQDVYDVIRKADTIGMFQIESRAQMSSLPRNHPDRFYDLVTQVALIRPGPITGQMTSPYLRRRQGKEPVTYPHPSLEPVLKRTLGVPLFQEQLLRMAMICANFTGGEAEELRRALGHKRSERRMKEIETKLRAGMTTNGVLPKAQDDIVKFISSFALYGFPESHSASFALIAYASAFLKVRYLAAFTAALLNNQPMGFYSPATIVKDAQRHGLKVKPIDVTCSEWDCTLESSDEKPILRMGLRYVRGLQQAAAQALIEARRRQPFTATEDLTRRVPQLSRANLAMLARIGALNKIGAKNNNSPTLHRRDALWQIEKAARPVGPLLRDVVEPDAASPLYRMETEERLVADYYGTGLTVGPHPMAYQRNMLSRMGILSAAELRETPHGKPAVVAGCVITRQRPGTAKGLIFVTLEDETGNANIIVMPDVYSKDPAVVLHERFLKVQGTVQNQDGIVHLKAQKISPLFVTEAETQSHDFH is encoded by the coding sequence ATGAAATACGCAGAACTCCATTGCCGATCGGCGTTTTCGTTTCTGGAAGGCGGATCTCTTCCGGAAGCGCTGACCAAAATCGCCGCGGACATGGACATTCCCGCCGTGGCGCTGCTTGATCGCGATGGGTTTTACGGGTCGCCACGCTTTCATATGAGCGCGCAGAAAGCGGGGATTCGCGCGCATGTGGGAGCGGAGGTCACGGTAAGGAACGAAGGCGATGCGGGGAGTATCGCCAATGAGGCCGGCGAGGACAGGAAAAACGGTACTGAACGCCAAGCTGCTGACAGAACAACGCTGGATGCACTAAACGTCACGCGCTATCCTCTGCTGTGCGAATCGCGAGCGGGCTATCAGAACCTTTGCCGCTTGCTGACCAAAACGAAGCTGCGGGTGGCGAAGCACGCGGAGTCGTCGGCCACGCTGGAAGAGCTGGCGGAACACGCGTCCGGGCTGGTCTGCCTGACGGGCGATGAGCGTGGTCCGCTGGCGCAGGCGCTGGAGCGAGGCGGAGTGTCAGCTGGCAGGGAATTACTGGTCAAATTGAAAGACGTTTTTGGCGGCAAGAATGTTTATGTGGAGCTGCAGCGGCATTTTGATCGCCGGCAGGAGTCGCGCAACCATGCGGCGATCGGGCTGGCACGCGAATTGAAGCTGCCGCTGCTGGCGACCAACGGCGTATGTTATGCCACAGCGGCAGACCGGGAAATTCTGGACGTCTTCACTTGCATCAAGAACAAGCGGGAGCTTGGCGACGCGGGGCGTCTGCTGTGCAGAAATTCTGAGCGGCACCTGCGCACGCCAAAGCAGATGATGAAGTTGTTCGCTGACGTGCCGGAAGCCATCGCCAATACAGTTGAGCTTTCGCAGCGGCTGGATTTTTCTCTGGAAAAGCTAGGCTATGAATTCCCCCGCTATCCCGTGCCAGACGGCGGCCGGCAAATTGATTTTCTGCGCGCGCAAACCATGAAAGGAGCGGCGGACCGCTACAAGCCAATCAGCGACCGCGTCAGCCGGCAACTGGAAAAAGAACTCAAACTGATTGAGAAGCTGGAGCTGGCCGGATACTTCCTGATTGTCTGGGACATTATTCGTTACTGCCGCGAGCAGGGCATTCTGGTGCAGGGCCGGGGGTCGGCGGCGAACAGCGCGGTGTGTTATTCGCTGGGGATTACCGCAGTGGACCCGGTCGGCATGGAATTACTCTTTGAGCGCTTCCTGTCAGAAGAACGCGGCGAGTGGCCGGACATTGATCTCGATCTGCCCAGCGGCGACGAGCGCGAGAAAGCAATTCAGTATGTCTATCAGCGCTACGGGCAACTGGGCGCGGCGATGACCGCCAACGTCTGCACCTATCGGGGACGGCTGGCGGCGCGCGAAGTAGGGAAAGTGTTCGGGTTTGATCCGGAGACGCTGAACCGCGTGTCATCGTTCGTCGGGGGATGGGAGTGGCGCGGGCCGGAGGACACGTTTGATCGCCACTTCGCCAACGCCGGGCTGGACCTGACGCACGCGCGCATCGCCAAGTATCTTGATTTGTGCGAACGCGTGCAGGACCTGCCGCGGCATTTGAGCCAGCATTCCGGCGGCATGGTGATCTGCCAGGGCCAACTCGATTCGGTGGTGCCGCTGGAGCCGGCCACCATGCCGGGACGCGTGGTGGTGCAGTGGGACAAAGATGATTGCGCTGACCTGGGCATCATCAAGGTTGATCTGCTCGGCCTGGGGATGATGGCGGTGCTGAAAGATTCCATCGGGTTGATACGCGACCATTATGGCGAAGAGGTGGACCTGGCGCATCTGCCGCCGGACGCGCAGGACGTGTATGACGTGATTCGCAAGGCGGACACCATTGGCATGTTCCAGATTGAGAGCCGGGCTCAGATGTCGTCATTGCCGCGCAACCATCCTGACCGATTCTATGACCTGGTGACGCAGGTGGCGCTGATCCGTCCGGGGCCCATCACCGGGCAGATGACCAGCCCGTATCTGCGACGGCGGCAGGGCAAGGAGCCGGTGACCTATCCGCATCCGTCGCTGGAGCCGGTGCTGAAACGGACGCTGGGCGTGCCGCTGTTCCAGGAACAACTGCTGCGCATGGCCATGATCTGCGCCAACTTTACCGGAGGCGAAGCGGAGGAGCTGCGGCGCGCGCTGGGACACAAACGGTCTGAGCGCCGCATGAAGGAAATTGAAACCAAGTTGCGCGCCGGCATGACGACGAACGGCGTTTTGCCCAAAGCGCAGGACGACATCGTCAAGTTCATCAGTTCGTTTGCGCTGTATGGATTTCCGGAGTCGCATTCGGCCAGCTTTGCGCTCATCGCATATGCCAGCGCATTTTTGAAAGTGCGATATCTGGCGGCGTTTACCGCGGCGCTGCTGAACAACCAGCCGATGGGATTCTATTCTCCGGCAACCATTGTCAAAGACGCGCAGCGGCACGGGCTGAAGGTGAAGCCGATTGATGTGACCTGCTCGGAATGGGACTGCACGCTGGAGAGTAGCGACGAGAAACCGATTCTGCGCATGGGCCTGCGCTACGTGCGCGGGCTTCAACAAGCCGCCGCCCAAGCACTGATAGAAGCCCGGCGGCGGCAGCCGTTTACGGCCACGGAAGATCTGACGCGTCGCGTGCCGCAGTTGAGCCGGGCGAACCTGGCAATGCTGGCCCGCATCGGCGCACTGAATAAAATCGGCGCGAAGAACAACAATTCGCCGACGCTGCATCGTCGTGACGCGCTGTGGCAGATCGAAAAAGCCGCGCGGCCGGTAGGCCCGTTGCTCAGGGACGTGGTGGAGCCGGACGCGGCCTCTCCTTTATATAGGATGGAAACCGAAGAACGCTTGGTCGCCGACTACTACGGGACCGGGCTTACGGTGGGTCCGCATCCCATGGCCTATCAGCGCAACATGTTGAGCCGTATGGGGATACTCTCTGCCGCCGAGCTGCGGGAAACGCCCCACGGCAAGCCGGCGGTGGTGGCCGGATGCGTGATTACCCGGCAGAGACCGGGCACGGCCAAAGGGTTGATCTTTGTCACTCTGGAAGACGAAACCGGCAACGCCAACATTATTGTTATGCCGGACGTTTACAGCAAAGACCCGGCGGTGGTGCTGCATGAGCGCTTTCTCAAAGTCCAGGGAACCGTGCAGAACCAGGATGGCATCGTGCACTTGAAGGCGCAGAAAATTTCGCCACTGTTTGTGACCGAGGCGGAGACACAGTCGCACGATTTCCATTGA
- a CDS encoding zinc ribbon domain-containing protein: MPIFEYVCRECDHEFEAIVLGQQKAACPKCGSKRLKQQLSTFAVTGEKSQQASSSAGPCGTCGDPRGPGACSN, encoded by the coding sequence ATGCCCATTTTTGAATACGTCTGCCGGGAATGCGACCACGAGTTTGAAGCCATTGTTCTGGGTCAGCAAAAAGCCGCGTGCCCCAAGTGTGGGAGCAAGCGTTTGAAGCAGCAGCTGTCAACATTTGCGGTGACGGGCGAAAAGTCCCAGCAAGCCAGCAGCAGCGCCGGCCCTTGCGGCACGTGCGGCGACCCGCGCGGGCCTGGAGCTTGCTCGAATTAG
- a CDS encoding DNA polymerase Y family protein: MQAGLRAETAFSYRSDAVAVLDGPESLLKVFACNAPARRAGVIVGMTKAQAEVSPHVVLRKRAVEQERAANDALLECGYSFSPRIESTCPGTVIVDLTGAERLLGTAEKIGRRLAARAAACGLMVNVGLAGNPDSALHAARGFTGITVVLPGQEASCLSRLPVEVLQPDAEILDTLDSWGIRDFKSLAALPEIPLTQRLGQYGLHLQRLAKGEVRRELVPAELPQVFQESMELEEPVDLLEPLAFVLNRLLEQLMARLLERSLATDHARVVLELEIHHDRQVKADDLQELPSPMHERTLKLPAPTQDTKILLKLLQLDLEANPPQGPVKKVTVEVFAARLRLGQAGLFQPLTPEPAKLEITLARLRAVVGNEDEDGRGCVGFPQMLDSHKPDSFQMLPSMPERSLRKNSRAKKQMHRSFDSPSLVLGLAQDDRAQRSSDDKTPRLAMRRFRPPLAAIVEMAGDAPRTISFSGMRTKVRNASGPWRVSGSWWDQAEQWQRDEWDVEISTEGGMALYRMFREVRSGQWYVEGMYD, from the coding sequence GTGCAAGCTGGGCTACGGGCGGAGACAGCGTTCTCTTATCGGTCCGACGCGGTTGCCGTGCTGGATGGCCCAGAGTCGTTGCTCAAAGTGTTTGCTTGCAATGCGCCGGCGCGGCGCGCAGGTGTGATAGTGGGCATGACCAAGGCACAAGCAGAGGTTTCCCCACATGTAGTTTTACGCAAGCGAGCGGTGGAGCAGGAGCGAGCTGCAAATGATGCCTTGCTGGAATGTGGCTACAGCTTCTCCCCGCGCATTGAATCTACCTGTCCGGGGACGGTGATTGTTGATCTCACGGGAGCCGAGCGGTTGCTGGGCACAGCGGAAAAAATTGGCCGCCGGCTTGCCGCCCGTGCAGCGGCCTGCGGGCTGATGGTGAATGTTGGGCTCGCCGGCAATCCAGATTCTGCGCTGCATGCAGCACGAGGATTTACAGGAATCACAGTAGTTCTGCCAGGCCAGGAAGCAAGCTGCTTGTCGCGACTGCCGGTGGAGGTCCTGCAGCCGGACGCGGAAATTCTGGACACGCTGGATAGCTGGGGCATTCGCGACTTTAAGTCGCTGGCGGCACTGCCGGAGATCCCGCTTACGCAGCGATTGGGCCAGTACGGATTGCATCTGCAGCGGCTGGCGAAAGGTGAAGTCCGGCGGGAACTGGTTCCGGCGGAGCTGCCGCAAGTATTTCAGGAAAGTATGGAACTGGAAGAGCCGGTGGACCTGCTGGAACCGCTGGCTTTTGTGCTGAATCGCCTGCTGGAACAATTGATGGCGCGGCTGCTGGAAAGATCTTTGGCCACGGACCACGCGCGCGTCGTGCTGGAACTGGAAATCCATCATGACCGGCAAGTGAAGGCCGATGACTTGCAGGAACTCCCATCGCCAATGCACGAAAGAACACTGAAGCTGCCGGCGCCGACGCAAGACACAAAAATCCTGCTGAAGTTGCTGCAGCTTGATCTGGAAGCGAATCCGCCGCAGGGACCGGTGAAGAAAGTCACCGTAGAAGTATTCGCGGCGCGGCTGCGCCTGGGACAAGCAGGTTTGTTTCAGCCGTTGACGCCGGAGCCGGCCAAACTGGAGATCACGCTGGCCCGGTTGCGCGCCGTAGTGGGCAACGAAGATGAAGACGGCCGCGGCTGCGTGGGATTTCCGCAGATGCTGGATTCGCACAAGCCGGACAGCTTTCAAATGCTGCCGTCCATGCCGGAAAGAAGTCTTCGAAAGAACTCGCGGGCAAAAAAGCAAATGCATAGGTCCTTCGACTCACCCTCGCTGGTGCTCGGACTCGCTCAGGATGACAGGGCTCAGAGATCATCGGATGATAAAACGCCGCGGCTGGCGATGAGGAGATTTCGTCCGCCGCTGGCGGCCATAGTGGAAATGGCAGGCGACGCGCCGCGAACAATCAGCTTCAGCGGTATGCGGACAAAGGTGAGAAATGCGAGCGGACCATGGCGCGTTAGCGGCAGCTGGTGGGACCAGGCGGAGCAATGGCAGAGAGATGAGTGGGACGTGGAAATCAGCACGGAAGGCGGAATGGCGCTGTACCGAATGTTTCGCGAGGTCAGGTCCGGGCAGTGGTACGTGGAAGGGATGTATGACTGA
- a CDS encoding molecular chaperone TorD family protein — MSSTTTLDKRELQLAKEAAEWRLASMLFECPSDAWRAQITALATEVGDAELKSATHDALEEAEEGLFHYIFGPGGPAPAREASYHQTVELGYLMSEIQAYYNAFAYQPLAAEPPDHISVETGFIAYLKLKQAYALACGEAEHAAIASEAAQSFIKDHLAILANPLAGHLANSGITYLEKASAFVARKAGPLPVVAPILPILQNQQEEEEYSCGSSPCE; from the coding sequence ATGTCATCCACCACGACTCTGGACAAACGGGAATTGCAACTGGCGAAAGAAGCTGCCGAGTGGCGCTTGGCATCCATGTTATTTGAATGTCCCAGCGACGCGTGGCGGGCCCAAATTACTGCCCTGGCTACGGAAGTGGGCGATGCTGAGTTGAAATCAGCCACGCACGACGCGCTGGAAGAAGCCGAGGAAGGCCTCTTTCACTACATCTTCGGGCCCGGCGGTCCGGCGCCAGCGCGCGAAGCCAGTTATCACCAGACGGTGGAGCTGGGTTACCTGATGTCAGAGATTCAAGCTTATTACAACGCGTTCGCGTATCAACCTTTGGCCGCGGAACCTCCCGACCATATCTCCGTGGAGACCGGCTTCATTGCCTACCTGAAATTGAAGCAAGCTTATGCGCTGGCCTGCGGAGAAGCGGAACATGCGGCGATCGCGTCTGAAGCAGCGCAAAGCTTCATTAAAGACCATTTGGCGATTCTGGCGAATCCCCTGGCGGGCCATCTGGCTAATTCCGGCATTACCTATTTGGAAAAAGCCAGCGCGTTTGTGGCCAGAAAAGCCGGACCGCTGCCTGTTGTCGCGCCAATTCTTCCCATCCTGCAGAACCAGCAAGAGGAAGAAGAATACTCCTGCGGGAGTTCCCCTTGCGAATAG
- a CDS encoding DNA recombination/repair protein RecA, with protein sequence MGIASLEVNTGGIPQGALTQICTARGISSGKTTVLVSLLAQMTGREQFCALVDAGDGFDPGSAEAAGVDLSRVLWVRCRSRRMAAATGRRLKQPEERRGSMHELGRAIGQEEVTSEARVKHGLKPLEQAFKAADILVQNGGVGLIAVDLSGIEERQVRRVPLSTWFRFARVVEKMNTALVFLTPYPVAQSCAALTLHMSEAESCWAGWGEESHTQVLRQMECEAEAARTRLRKPVRSAQARFVTNPIWA encoded by the coding sequence GTGGGAATTGCATCGCTGGAGGTAAACACCGGCGGCATCCCGCAGGGAGCACTGACTCAGATATGCACTGCGCGAGGAATATCGTCAGGGAAAACAACGGTGCTGGTTTCTCTGTTGGCACAGATGACGGGCCGGGAGCAATTCTGCGCGCTGGTGGATGCGGGCGATGGTTTTGATCCTGGATCGGCAGAAGCCGCGGGTGTGGATTTATCGCGAGTGCTGTGGGTCCGGTGCCGGAGCAGACGGATGGCGGCTGCTACTGGGCGAAGACTGAAACAGCCTGAAGAGAGAAGAGGATCAATGCACGAGTTGGGCAGAGCGATTGGCCAAGAAGAAGTCACGAGTGAAGCAAGAGTCAAGCATGGATTGAAGCCACTGGAGCAGGCGTTTAAGGCCGCAGACATTCTGGTGCAGAACGGCGGGGTGGGGTTGATTGCCGTGGACTTGAGCGGCATTGAAGAGCGGCAGGTCCGCAGGGTGCCACTTTCAACGTGGTTTCGCTTTGCGCGCGTGGTGGAAAAAATGAACACTGCGCTGGTTTTCCTGACGCCGTATCCGGTGGCGCAGAGTTGCGCAGCGTTGACGCTGCATATGTCCGAAGCAGAGTCCTGCTGGGCGGGTTGGGGAGAGGAGTCGCACACGCAAGTTCTGCGTCAGATGGAATGTGAAGCGGAAGCCGCGCGGACGCGCCTGCGAAAGCCGGTGCGATCAGCACAAGCAAGGTTCGTAACGAATCCAATATGGGCATAA
- a CDS encoding alpha/beta fold hydrolase translates to MEDKSIFAQEQFVPRRFLSNRHVQTLAGNFLPRKSVLPDPQDLFVQVADGARVLCHCHWQASPAEHGTILIVHGLEGSSESQYVIGTGSKAWAAGMNVVRMNMRNCGGTDHLTPTLYHSGLSADVAAVLRAVRDEKRLQKIFVAGYSMGGNLVLKMAGEWGSDAPAELQAVAAVSPAADLAASADAMHVGANKMYEWKFLVGLMRRYKRKAALFPDIYKKAPRWPASIREFDDVITARYCGFTGAQDYYHRAAAARVVDKIAVPTLVINANDDPFIRITPETHAKLVTNPHITLLETDHGGHCAFLAHPNGDDGRWAERQILSFFRSRGAF, encoded by the coding sequence ATGGAAGACAAAAGCATCTTCGCGCAAGAACAGTTCGTGCCCCGCAGGTTCCTGAGCAATCGCCACGTGCAGACGCTGGCAGGCAACTTCCTGCCGCGTAAAAGCGTTCTGCCCGATCCGCAAGACCTGTTCGTCCAGGTGGCCGACGGAGCGCGCGTGCTTTGCCACTGCCACTGGCAGGCGTCGCCAGCGGAGCACGGCACCATCCTCATCGTTCACGGACTGGAAGGCTCCAGCGAATCGCAATACGTGATTGGCACGGGGTCCAAGGCCTGGGCCGCGGGGATGAACGTTGTCCGCATGAACATGCGCAACTGCGGAGGCACTGACCATCTCACGCCCACCCTCTACCACTCCGGACTTTCCGCCGACGTTGCCGCGGTTCTCCGTGCGGTGCGCGACGAGAAACGCTTGCAGAAGATTTTTGTTGCCGGCTATTCCATGGGAGGCAATCTGGTTTTGAAGATGGCCGGCGAGTGGGGAAGTGATGCCCCCGCGGAACTCCAAGCCGTGGCTGCGGTCTCGCCCGCTGCCGATCTTGCCGCTTCTGCCGACGCCATGCACGTGGGCGCCAACAAAATGTACGAATGGAAATTTCTGGTTGGACTGATGCGCCGATACAAACGCAAAGCGGCGTTGTTCCCCGATATATACAAAAAAGCTCCGCGATGGCCCGCCAGCATTCGCGAATTTGATGACGTGATCACTGCCCGGTATTGCGGCTTTACCGGAGCGCAGGATTATTACCATCGCGCCGCCGCGGCCCGCGTCGTGGACAAGATCGCCGTGCCTACTCTGGTCATCAATGCGAATGACGACCCTTTTATCCGCATTACTCCGGAAACCCACGCCAAGCTGGTGACGAATCCGCACATTACTCTGCTGGAGACCGATCACGGCGGTCACTGCGCGTTTCTCGCGCACCCCAACGGAGACGACGGCCGCTGGGCTGAGCGCCAGATCCTTTCCTTCTTCCGCTCGCGTGGGGCGTTTTGA